GACCTCGGCCGCCGCTTGCGCGGGGTCGAAGCCGAGCTCCACCTCCACCGCCAACTCACGGAATCGCTCGGTGAGGTCCACGTGGACCATGCGCGCCCGTTCCTCGGGGCTGTAGTCGTTGCTGTACTGCCAGGCATACATGCCCAGCTTGGCGCTGGTGAGGTTCATCCCTTGCGGAGGCCGCTCGGTCAGGGAGACGCCGCCGCAGAGGTTGTGGATGGAAATGGCGGCCTGGTGCCCGTGCTCGACCGCCCAGATGATGTTCTCCGGCCCCCAGGCGGCGTCCCCGCCGAAGAAGACCCCCTCGCGCGTGCATTGGAACGTGGTGCGATCGACCTCCGGCATGTCCCAGTCGTTGAACTCGATGCCGATGTCGCGCTCGATCCAGGGGAAGGCGGTCTCCTGCCCGATGGCCAGAATCACGTCGTCGCACGGGATCGTGACCGTATCGTGCACGGTGGCTACGAGGCGCCCGTTCTCCCCGGGGCTCCAGCTCACGATCTCGAACTCCATTCCGACCAGGCGACCGTCCTCGATGAGAAACCGCTTGGGCGAGTGGTTCTCCATGATCTCGACGAGTTCCTCTTCGGCGTCCTCCAGCTCCCATGACGAGGCCTTGAAGTACTCCCGTGATTTGCGCGCCATCACCCTTATGTCGGTGCCGCCCAGCCGCTTCGATGTCCGGCAGCAGTCCATGGCGGTGTTGCCGACGCCGATGACCAGGACGCGCTCGCCGATCTCCGTCACGTGCTCGAAATGCACCGCTTCCAGCCACTCGATGCCGATGTAGATGTTGGCCGCCCCCTCCTGGCGCCCGGGCAGGCTGAGCTCCTTGCCCTTGGGGGCCCCGGAGCCGACGAACACCGCGTCGAAATCCTGGTCCAGCAGCCAGCTCATGCTGTCGACGGGCGTGCTGTAGCGCACCTCCACGCCGGCGTCGAGGACCATGTCGATTTCCTCGTCCAGCACTTCGGGTGGTAGCCGGAAAGCCGGAATGTTGGTCCGCATCAGGCCGCCGGGCCGGTCCAATCTCTCGAAGATCACGCACTCGTAGCCCAGCGGGATCAGGTCGTTGCACACGGTGAGCGAGGCGGGCCCCGCGCCGACCAGCGCCACGCGCTTGCCGTTGGGCACGGTGGGCGCCTGGGGCAGGTGCTCGGAGATGTCGTCGCGCAGGTCCGCGGCGACCCTCTTCAACCGGCAGATCGCGACCGGCTCTCCGTCGATGCGCGTCCTGCGGCAGGCCGGCTCGCACGGTCGATCGCAGGTGCGGCCCAGAATACCGGGGAAGACGTTGGAGGCGCGGTTGACCAGGTAGGACTCGGTGTATCGCCCCTGGGCGATCAGGCGGAT
This sequence is a window from Gemmatimonadota bacterium. Protein-coding genes within it:
- a CDS encoding FAD-dependent oxidoreductase; amino-acid sequence: MKPTDVSNPDYYHRVVDCQWGCPAHTDVPEYIRLIAQGRYTESYLVNRASNVFPGILGRTCDRPCEPACRRTRIDGEPVAICRLKRVAADLRDDISEHLPQAPTVPNGKRVALVGAGPASLTVCNDLIPLGYECVIFERLDRPGGLMRTNIPAFRLPPEVLDEEIDMVLDAGVEVRYSTPVDSMSWLLDQDFDAVFVGSGAPKGKELSLPGRQEGAANIYIGIEWLEAVHFEHVTEIGERVLVIGVGNTAMDCCRTSKRLGGTDIRVMARKSREYFKASSWELEDAEEELVEIMENHSPKRFLIEDGRLVGMEFEIVSWSPGENGRLVATVHDTVTIPCDDVILAIGQETAFPWIERDIGIEFNDWDMPEVDRTTFQCTREGVFFGGDAAWGPENIIWAVEHGHQAAISIHNLCGGVSLTERPPQGMNLTSAKLGMYAWQYSNDYSPEERARMVHVDLTERFRELAVEVELGFDPAQAAAEV